The Clostridioides difficile genome has a segment encoding these proteins:
- a CDS encoding D-alanyl-D-alanine carboxypeptidase, whose amino-acid sequence MKNGIKKILTLTLILAFIIPNYSYADEKSVDKYSKTSILIDQETGRVLYGKEPDMKVPLASLSKMMTFLLAIEAIENKEVKETDIIKIDKSIASVKGSSYKLKVGEEVPLIELMRGLMIVSGNDAAIAIAKHISKSKEAFVDRMNKKAKEIGMANTHFLNPNGLPIYDLSNPKKPAKENISTARDISILGKYMFDHYEKQVTAITDMETYTNSDRSFEKSNTNALLRIIPEVDGIKTGYTGNAGYCLSFSMIVNKNDKNEKKRRVIGVVLGANHKDKRISSSLAMLKYGKENFNMKKVIDKDSFIGKKYIKGMKELEVTLKAKNELYTILKNDENIKSEVKIKNMEYPVKKGDTMGNIKYYTSSGDLLGSVDIVSDNSVDNIPLKTKLKMKFAN is encoded by the coding sequence TTGAAAAACGGAATAAAAAAAATTTTAACATTAACTCTGATTCTAGCATTTATAATACCAAATTATTCATATGCTGATGAAAAATCCGTAGACAAATACTCAAAAACATCTATACTTATAGACCAAGAAACAGGTAGGGTCTTATATGGCAAAGAACCTGATATGAAGGTACCTTTAGCAAGTTTAAGTAAGATGATGACTTTTTTACTTGCAATAGAGGCTATTGAAAATAAAGAAGTAAAAGAAACTGACATAATAAAGATAGACAAGTCCATTGCCTCAGTTAAGGGTTCAAGCTATAAACTAAAAGTTGGTGAAGAAGTACCACTTATAGAGCTTATGAGAGGTCTTATGATTGTATCAGGAAATGATGCAGCAATTGCTATAGCAAAACATATTTCCAAGTCTAAAGAAGCTTTTGTAGATAGAATGAACAAAAAAGCAAAAGAAATAGGAATGGCTAATACACATTTTTTAAATCCAAATGGTCTTCCAATATATGATTTAAGTAATCCAAAAAAACCAGCAAAAGAAAATATATCTACTGCGAGAGATATATCTATTCTTGGAAAATACATGTTTGACCATTATGAAAAGCAAGTAACAGCTATAACTGACATGGAAACCTATACAAACTCAGATAGAAGCTTTGAAAAAAGCAATACAAATGCATTATTGAGAATTATACCTGAAGTTGATGGTATAAAAACAGGGTACACTGGCAATGCTGGTTATTGTTTATCATTTTCTATGATTGTTAATAAGAATGATAAAAATGAGAAAAAACGTAGAGTAATAGGCGTTGTATTAGGTGCTAATCATAAAGATAAAAGAATATCTTCTTCTTTAGCCATGTTAAAATATGGAAAAGAGAATTTCAATATGAAAAAAGTAATTGATAAAGATAGCTTTATTGGTAAGAAATATATAAAAGGAATGAAAGAACTAGAGGTTACTTTAAAAGCTAAAAATGAACTTTATACAATATTAAAAAATGATGAAAATATAAAATCTGAAGTAAAAATTAAAAATATGGAGTATCCTGTTAAAAAAGGTGATACTATGGGTAATATAAAATATTACACTAGTTCAGGTGACTTACTTGGAAGTGTAGACATAGTCAGTGATAATAGTGTTGATAATATACCATTAAAAACAAAATTAAAAATGAAATTTGCAAATTAA
- the rpsB gene encoding 30S ribosomal protein S2 has product MSVISMKQLLEAGVHFGHQTRRWNPKMAKYIFTERNGIYIIDLQKTVKKVEEAYKFTKEVAETGKPILFVGTKKQAQDAIKDEAERCGMYFVNERWLGGMLTNHKTIKTRINKLRELEKMEEEGVFNVLPKKEVIKLRAEKEKLEKYLGGIKDMPELPGAMFVVDPRKENIAIQEAHRLGIPVVGIVDTNCDPEQLDFAIPGNDDAIRAVKLITGAMATAVIEGRQGAEEEVAEDQE; this is encoded by the coding sequence ATGTCAGTAATATCAATGAAACAATTATTAGAAGCAGGTGTTCACTTCGGTCACCAAACAAGAAGATGGAACCCTAAAATGGCTAAGTATATATTCACAGAAAGAAATGGAATATATATAATCGACTTACAAAAAACAGTTAAAAAAGTTGAAGAAGCTTACAAATTCACTAAAGAAGTAGCTGAAACAGGAAAGCCAATCTTATTTGTAGGAACTAAAAAACAAGCTCAAGATGCGATAAAAGATGAAGCTGAAAGATGTGGAATGTACTTTGTTAATGAAAGATGGTTAGGTGGAATGTTAACAAACCACAAAACTATAAAAACTAGAATAAATAAATTAAGAGAATTAGAAAAAATGGAAGAAGAAGGCGTATTTAATGTTCTTCCTAAAAAAGAAGTTATAAAATTAAGAGCTGAAAAAGAAAAACTAGAAAAGTACTTAGGTGGAATAAAAGACATGCCTGAATTACCAGGTGCAATGTTCGTAGTTGACCCAAGAAAAGAAAACATAGCTATTCAAGAAGCTCACAGATTAGGTATACCAGTAGTTGGTATAGTTGATACAAACTGTGACCCAGAACAATTAGACTTTGCTATACCAGGAAATGATGATGCAATAAGAGCCGTAAAATTAATAACTGGTGCTATGGCAACAGCTGTAATTGAAGGAAGACAAGGTGCTGAAGAAGAAGTAGCTGAAGACCAAGAATAA
- the pyrH gene encoding UMP kinase: MDKPMYKRVLLKLSGEALAGEKGFGINNDVVNDIAIAIKKIQEIGVEVAVVVGGGNFWRGRTSEGMDRTTADYIGMLATVMNAMALQDALENIDVPTRVQTAIDMRQIAEPYIRRRAVRHLEKERVVIFGAGTGNPYFTTDTTAALRAAEMEAEVILLAKNVDAVYDKDPKVHADAKKFTQLSYMEVIQKELKVMDSTATSLCMDNKIPIKVFELTTENIIRAVKGENIGTTVK, encoded by the coding sequence ATGGATAAACCAATGTACAAAAGGGTATTGTTAAAATTAAGTGGAGAAGCATTAGCGGGAGAAAAAGGTTTTGGTATAAATAATGATGTAGTTAATGATATTGCTATTGCTATTAAAAAAATACAAGAAATAGGTGTTGAAGTGGCTGTAGTTGTAGGTGGCGGAAACTTCTGGAGAGGTAGAACTAGCGAAGGAATGGATAGAACTACTGCTGACTATATAGGTATGCTAGCTACAGTTATGAATGCAATGGCATTGCAAGATGCACTAGAAAATATAGATGTTCCTACAAGAGTTCAAACTGCTATAGATATGAGACAAATTGCAGAACCATATATAAGAAGAAGAGCAGTTAGACATTTAGAAAAGGAAAGAGTTGTTATATTTGGTGCAGGAACTGGAAACCCTTACTTTACAACAGATACAACTGCTGCTTTACGTGCTGCTGAGATGGAAGCAGAAGTTATCTTGTTAGCTAAAAATGTTGATGCAGTATATGACAAGGATCCAAAAGTACATGCAGATGCTAAGAAATTTACACAATTAAGTTATATGGAAGTTATACAAAAAGAGTTAAAAGTTATGGACTCTACAGCTACATCTTTATGTATGGATAATAAAATTCCAATAAAGGTATTTGAGCTTACAACAGAGAATATAATAAGAGCAGTAAAAGGCGAAAATATAGGAACTACTGTAAAATAA
- the tsf gene encoding translation elongation factor Ts, translating to MANITAQMVKELRESTGAGMMDCKKALQEAEGNMEKAVDLLREKGLSKAAKKAGRVAAEGLVAIEMNDDNTVASMVEVNSETDFVAKNEDFKVFVKDTACMALATDKEDVASLLGETHREGITLQEVLNNRVAKIGEKLDFRRFAKVVTNGQVAGYIHGGGKIGVLVEMETEARDAKVLELGKDVAMQVAAMNPKYVSRDEVDAEYIAHETEVLTQQALNEGKPANIVEKMVKGRLEKELKEVCLLEQTFVKNPDVTVKQLVADVAKAVGSDIKVVKVVRFEVGEGIQKREENFAEEVAKQLK from the coding sequence ATGGCTAATATAACTGCTCAAATGGTAAAAGAGTTAAGAGAAAGTACAGGCGCAGGAATGATGGACTGCAAGAAAGCTTTACAAGAAGCTGAAGGAAATATGGAAAAAGCAGTAGATTTATTAAGAGAAAAAGGATTATCAAAAGCTGCTAAAAAAGCTGGTAGAGTTGCTGCTGAAGGTCTAGTTGCAATAGAAATGAACGATGATAATACAGTTGCTTCTATGGTAGAAGTTAACTCAGAAACAGATTTCGTTGCTAAAAATGAAGACTTCAAAGTGTTCGTTAAAGATACTGCTTGTATGGCATTAGCTACTGATAAAGAAGATGTTGCTTCTTTATTAGGTGAAACTCATAGAGAAGGAATAACTTTACAAGAAGTTTTAAATAATAGAGTTGCAAAAATAGGTGAAAAATTAGACTTTAGAAGATTTGCTAAAGTTGTAACTAATGGACAAGTTGCTGGATATATCCACGGTGGTGGAAAAATAGGTGTTCTTGTTGAAATGGAAACAGAAGCTAGAGATGCTAAAGTTTTAGAATTAGGTAAAGATGTGGCTATGCAAGTTGCTGCTATGAATCCTAAATACGTTTCAAGAGATGAAGTAGATGCTGAATACATAGCACATGAAACAGAAGTATTAACTCAACAAGCATTAAATGAAGGAAAGCCAGCTAATATAGTTGAAAAAATGGTTAAAGGAAGATTGGAAAAAGAATTAAAAGAGGTTTGTTTATTAGAGCAAACTTTCGTTAAAAATCCAGATGTAACTGTTAAACAATTAGTTGCTGATGTTGCTAAAGCAGTAGGTTCTGATATAAAAGTTGTTAAAGTTGTGAGATTCGAAGTTGGTGAAGGTATACAAAAGAGAGAAGAAAACTTTGCAGAAGAAGTTGCTAAGCAACTTAAGTAA